The genomic window GCTCGACAACGCCGAGAGCGTCGGGCACCTCACCCACGAGGTATCGCCCGCCTCCGAGGAGGTCGGCAGCGTGCTGGAGGTCCTCTACGACCGCGGTTACATCGAGGGCTTCGAGCACGTCGACGACGGCAAGGCCGGTCGCTTCGAGGTCGAACTGAACGGCGCGATCAACGACTGCGGTCCCGTCAAGCCCCGCTACTCCGCGGGTGCCGACGAGTTCGAGAAGTGGGAGAAGCGGTTCCTCCCCGCTCGGGACTACGGCGCCCTCGTCGTGACGACGAGTCACGGGATCATGAGCCACTACGAGGCTCGTGAGGCAGGGGTCGGCGGGCAGGTGATCGCCTACGTATACTAATGCCACGAACAGAACTCCCGATCCCCGAGGACGTCGACGTCGAGATCGACCACCTCGACGTCAGCGTCTCGGGCGACAACGGTAGCGTTTCGCGGCGGCTCTGGTACCCCGACGTCTCGGTCTCCATCGAGACGGTCGAGGTCGTGGCCGACGGCGCCGACGAGTCCGCGGAGGACCCGGACACCGAGTCCGTCGACGCCGTGGTCATCGAGAGCGACGCGGACGACGCCAAGACCATGTCGACGCTGGGCACCTTCGAGTCCCACGTCTCGAACATGTTCCACGGCGTCTCCGACGGCTGGACCTACGAGATGGAAGTGTTCTACAACCACTTCCCGATGCAGGTCTCCGTGGAGGGCGAGGAAGTCGTCATCGAGAACTTCCTCGGCGAGCGCGCCCCGCGACGGGCGCCGATCCACGGCGACGACACCCAGGTCCAGGTCGACGAAGAGGAGATCACCGTCTCCGGCCCCGACAAGGAGGCCGTCGGCCAGACCGCCGCCGACATCGAACAGCTCACGCGAGTGAACGACAAGGACGTTCGCGTCTTCCAGGACGGCGTCTACATCACGCAGAAGCCCAGCAAAGGGGGTGCCTAAATGAGCGACCCATCCAGTATCGAAGACATCGCTGGCGTCGGTGCCAGCAAGGCCGACGCCCTGCGCGAGGCCGGCTACGAGTCCGTCGAGGACGTCAGGGCCGCCTCCGCCGACGACCTCTCCGAGGTCGATGGCATCGGTAACGCACTCGCCGCCCGCATCAAGGACGACGTCGGCGACCTCGAGGTCGACGACGAACCCGAGGGCGACGTCGAGTCCGACGAGTTAGCCTCGGAGGAGGCCGACGAGGAGGACAGTGCCTCCAGCGACGCCGCGGCCGAGGAGGCCGAGGAAGACGACCGCGAACTCGACGACATCAGCGGCGTCGGCGCCAGCAAGGCCGACGCGCTGCGCGACGCGGGCTACACGACGATCCAGGAGGTCCGCGCGGCCAGCCAGTCCGAACTCTCCGACGTGGAGGGCATCGGCAACGCGCTGGCGGCCCGGATCAAGGCCGACGTCGGGGACCTCGACGTCGAGGCCGAGCCGGAAGGCGAGGTCGAGGACGAGGCTCCCGAGGCGGAAGCCGAGGACGTCGAGACCGAACTGCAGCCCCGTGGCCACGCCGACAAGACGCCCGACCTCTCCGACGAGGAGGAGCGCCTCCTCCAGCGTCGGGCCGCCGTGTCCACGCCGCAGTTCAACCGCCAGGACTACCACAAGAAGAAGCGCGTGCCCACTTCCTGGCGCGCGCCCCGCGGCGGGCTCTCGAAGCAGCGCCGCGGCATCAAGGGCAAGGGCGACACCGTCGAGGCGGGCTTCCGCTCGCCCGAGGCGGTCCGCGGTCGCCACCCGAGCGGCTTCGAGGAGGTCCGCGTCCACAACCCGGACGACCTCGAGGGCGTCGACGGCGAGACCGAGGCGGTACGCATCGCCTCCGGCGTCGGCGGTCGCAAGCGCGAGCGCATCGAGGACGAGGCCGAGGAGGCCGGCATCCGCGTGCTCAACCCCACCTACGAGGAAGTCGAGGTGAGCGAGTAATGACCGACCTCAGCGCCCAGAAGCGGCTCGCGGCAGACGTCCTCGACGTCGGCGAGAACCGCGTCTGGCTCGACCCCGAGGAACAGGACGAACTGGTCGACGCCATCACCCGGGAGGACATCCGGGAGCTGGTCGACGAGGGCGTGGTGCGTGCCAAGCCCAAGTCCGGCAACTCCCGTGGCAAAGCCCGCGAGCGCTCCGAGAAGCGCGCGTACGGCCACCAGACCGGGGCCGGCTCCCGCAAGGGAAAGGCCGGCGGCCGCCAGTCCGAGAAAGATCGCTGGAAACGCACCGCGCGTGCCCAGCGACAGACGCTCCGCGAGCTTCGCGACGACGGCGTCCTTACGCCCGCCCAGTACCGCGCACTCTACAACAAGTCGCGCGGGGGCGAGTTCCCCGACGTCCGCCGTCTGCTCAACTTCGCGGAGGACGAATACCAGATCGACGTAGACAGGAGTGAGTACTAGCATGGCAACTGGACCACGATACAACGTTCCGATGCGGCGTCGGCGCGAGGTCCGAACGGACTACCACCAGAGGTTGCGCCTGTTGAAATCCGGCAAGCCCCGACTCGTGGCGCGCACGAGCAACGGGCACGTCAGGGCGCAGCTGGTCACAACCGGACCCGACGGCGACGAGACTGTCGTGAGCGCACATTCCGCGGACCTGGCCGAGTACGGCTGGGAGGCTCCGACCGGGAACCTTCCGAGCGCGTACCTGACTGGGCTCCTCGCGGGAACCCGTGCGGTCGACGAAGGCATCGAGGAGGCCGTGCTCGACATCGGCCTGAACAGCCCCACACCGGGTAGCAAGGTGTTCGCGATCCAGGAGGGCGCGATCGACGCGGGCCTGGAGATTCCCCACAACGAGGCGGTGCTTCCCGACTGGGAGCGCAACCGCGGGGAGCACATCGCCGAGTACGCCGAACAGCTCGACGAGCCGCTCTACAGCGGCGAGTTCGACGCGGCGGACCTGCCCGAGCACTTCGACGAACTTCGCGAGGAGCTGCTATGAGTGGAGACAACTACAACGACGACGGCTGGGAACCGGTCACCCGGCTCGGCCGGCAGGTCCAGGAGGGCGAAATCGACACGATGGAGGACGCCCTCAACTCGGGACTCCCGCTGAAGGAGCCCGAGGTGACCGACCGGCTCCTGCCCGGGCTGGAAGACGAGGTGCTGGACATCAACATGGTCCAGCGGATGACCGACTCCGGACGACGCGTGAAGTTCCGCTGCGTCGTCGCGATCGGCAACCGCGACGGCTACGTCGGCTACGCGGAAGGCCGCGACGACCAGGTCGGCGCGGCGATCCAGAAGGCCATCGAGATCGCGAAGCTGAACATCATCGACGTCTCGCGGGGCTGTGGATCCTGGGAGTGTGGCTGTGGCCGTCCCCACACGGTCGCGCTGCGCACCGAGGGCAAGGCCGGCTCCGTCACCGTCGAACTCCAGCCCGCACCGCGCGGTCTGGGCCTCGCCGGCGGCGAGACGCCCCGCAAGGTGCTCGAGCTCGCCGGCATCGAGGACGCGTGGACGGAGGCCAGTGGGAACACCCGCACCACCGTCAACTTCGCGAAGGCGACGTTCAACGCGCTCCGGAAGACCGCGGAGGCCCGCGTTCCCGAGTACGCCTTCGAACAGCGCGAGGTGATCGAGTGATGTACGCGGTCGTCCAGCTCCGCGGCGAGGTCAACGTCTCCGAGGACGTCGTCGACACCCTCGAGATGCTGAACCTCCACCACGTCAACCACGCGACGCTCGTCCCCGCGACGGAGACCTACGAGGGGATGATCACGAAGGTCCACGACGTCGTCGCCCACGGCGAGCCGTCCGAGGAGGTCGTCGCCACGCTACTCCGTACCCGTGGCGAGCCCCTCGAGGGCGACGCCGACACCGACGACGAGTGGATCGACGAGCACACCGACTACGACGACGCCGACGACCTGGCCGCAGCGCTGGTCGCCGAGGAGACGACCCTCCGCGAGGAAGGGATGTCCCCGGTCCTGCGCCTGCACCCGCCCCGTGGCGGTCACGAGGGCATCAAGCAGCCCACGTCGACGGGCGGCCAGCTCGGCGTTCACAGCACGGAGCAGATCGACGAGCTGCTCACCGCGATGCGATAACAATGACGAGCAAGAAACGACGCCAGCGCGGCTCCCGCACGCACGGCGGCGGTACCCACAAGAATCGGCGTGGGGCCGGCCACCGCGGCGGTCGGGGTCGCGCGGGCCGCGACAAGCACGAGTTCCACAACTACGAGCCGCTGGGCAAGCACGGCTTCAGCCGACCCCAGTCCGTCCAGGAGGAGGTCCTCGAGATCAACGCCTCCAAGCTCGACGAGGACGCCGCGCTGTACGCGGCGGAGGGCCTCGCCGAGGAGACCGACGGCGGCTACGAGCTCGACGCTCGCGAGATCGTCGAGGACGGCTTCGAAGCTGACGCGGTGAAGGTCCTCGGCGGCGGGCAGGTCCGCGGGGAGCTGACCGTCGTCGCCGACGCGTTCTCCGCGAGCGCACGTGGCCTCATCGAGGAGGCCGGCGGCGAGGCCGTCCTCTCCGAGCGCGCCGAGACCGCCGAGGACGAGGACGGCGACGCCGACGAGGCGGCCGCCGAATCAGAAGACGTATCACCGGAGTCCGACGGGGACTAAGCAATGGGTTGGAAGGAGGTCGCCGAACCGGTGCTCGCACGGATGCCGGTCGTCCGCCGACCGGAGTCCCACGTCCCGTTTAAGCGGAAGCTGGCGTGGACCGCGTCCGTGCTCGTCCTGTACTTCTTCCTCACGAACGTCGCGCTGTGGGGAATGTCGACCAACACCGACGCGTTCGGACAGTTCCGGACCGTCCTCGCCGGCTCGCAGGGCTCGATCCTGCAGGTCGGTATCGGACCGATCGTCACTGCGTCGATCGTGTTGCAGCTACTGGGCGGCGCCAACCTCCTCGGACTCGACACCGACGACCCGCGAGACCAGATCCTCTACCAGGGACTCCAGAAGCTCCTGGTGGTGATCGTCACGATCCTGACCGCGCTGCCGATGGTGTACGCCGGGTTCATCCAGGCGTCGCCACA from Salinarchaeum sp. Harcht-Bsk1 includes these protein-coding regions:
- a CDS encoding 30S ribosomal protein S8; its protein translation is MTADDPLANALSGLDNAESVGHLTHEVSPASEEVGSVLEVLYDRGYIEGFEHVDDGKAGRFEVELNGAINDCGPVKPRYSAGADEFEKWEKRFLPARDYGALVVTTSHGIMSHYEAREAGVGGQVIAYVY
- a CDS encoding 50S ribosomal protein L6; amino-acid sequence: MPRTELPIPEDVDVEIDHLDVSVSGDNGSVSRRLWYPDVSVSIETVEVVADGADESAEDPDTESVDAVVIESDADDAKTMSTLGTFESHVSNMFHGVSDGWTYEMEVFYNHFPMQVSVEGEEVVIENFLGERAPRRAPIHGDDTQVQVDEEEITVSGPDKEAVGQTAADIEQLTRVNDKDVRVFQDGVYITQKPSKGGA
- a CDS encoding 50S ribosomal protein L32e codes for the protein MSDPSSIEDIAGVGASKADALREAGYESVEDVRAASADDLSEVDGIGNALAARIKDDVGDLEVDDEPEGDVESDELASEEADEEDSASSDAAAEEAEEDDRELDDISGVGASKADALRDAGYTTIQEVRAASQSELSDVEGIGNALAARIKADVGDLDVEAEPEGEVEDEAPEAEAEDVETELQPRGHADKTPDLSDEEERLLQRRAAVSTPQFNRQDYHKKKRVPTSWRAPRGGLSKQRRGIKGKGDTVEAGFRSPEAVRGRHPSGFEEVRVHNPDDLEGVDGETEAVRIASGVGGRKRERIEDEAEEAGIRVLNPTYEEVEVSE
- a CDS encoding 50S ribosomal protein L19e — translated: MTDLSAQKRLAADVLDVGENRVWLDPEEQDELVDAITREDIRELVDEGVVRAKPKSGNSRGKARERSEKRAYGHQTGAGSRKGKAGGRQSEKDRWKRTARAQRQTLRELRDDGVLTPAQYRALYNKSRGGEFPDVRRLLNFAEDEYQIDVDRSEY
- a CDS encoding 50S ribosomal protein L18; the protein is MATGPRYNVPMRRRREVRTDYHQRLRLLKSGKPRLVARTSNGHVRAQLVTTGPDGDETVVSAHSADLAEYGWEAPTGNLPSAYLTGLLAGTRAVDEGIEEAVLDIGLNSPTPGSKVFAIQEGAIDAGLEIPHNEAVLPDWERNRGEHIAEYAEQLDEPLYSGEFDAADLPEHFDELREELL
- a CDS encoding 30S ribosomal protein S5, which translates into the protein MSGDNYNDDGWEPVTRLGRQVQEGEIDTMEDALNSGLPLKEPEVTDRLLPGLEDEVLDINMVQRMTDSGRRVKFRCVVAIGNRDGYVGYAEGRDDQVGAAIQKAIEIAKLNIIDVSRGCGSWECGCGRPHTVALRTEGKAGSVTVELQPAPRGLGLAGGETPRKVLELAGIEDAWTEASGNTRTTVNFAKATFNALRKTAEARVPEYAFEQREVIE
- the rpmD gene encoding 50S ribosomal protein L30 gives rise to the protein MYAVVQLRGEVNVSEDVVDTLEMLNLHHVNHATLVPATETYEGMITKVHDVVAHGEPSEEVVATLLRTRGEPLEGDADTDDEWIDEHTDYDDADDLAAALVAEETTLREEGMSPVLRLHPPRGGHEGIKQPTSTGGQLGVHSTEQIDELLTAMR
- a CDS encoding uL15m family ribosomal protein, with protein sequence MTSKKRRQRGSRTHGGGTHKNRRGAGHRGGRGRAGRDKHEFHNYEPLGKHGFSRPQSVQEEVLEINASKLDEDAALYAAEGLAEETDGGYELDAREIVEDGFEADAVKVLGGGQVRGELTVVADAFSASARGLIEEAGGEAVLSERAETAEDEDGDADEAAAESEDVSPESDGD